The Corynebacterium vitaeruminis DSM 20294 genome window below encodes:
- a CDS encoding mannose/fructose/sorbose PTS transporter subunit IIA, with protein MVSIVIAAHGTSAPALLDSAIMIHGEVENVHTVTFVPGQGPDDLLAAYDKAVGDAEEVLILVDLFGGSPYNAGARFVAERDNADVVSGVNIPMLIDVFEASKRPNVSVDKLVKRALKAGSASVRSFKQGQAPKPKAAPAPAAEAPAAKPEATEIDPNFPRDPEVTMNVAFLRIDSRLIHGQVAGSWVNYVHPQTLIAACDEAAHDHLRKTLLLQVGPASARTNVLSVDKTIRVYFNPEYKDMRTMIVVESPMDALKLLQAGVKVDEVNVGGVTYKAGMTLISEAVSVNEEHVEAYKAIHDLGVKMTLQQVPTSSRTDMMSKLKEKGLVK; from the coding sequence ATGGTCTCGATAGTTATCGCGGCGCACGGCACATCCGCCCCTGCGCTGCTCGACTCCGCCATCATGATCCACGGCGAGGTGGAAAATGTGCACACCGTGACGTTCGTCCCCGGCCAAGGCCCCGACGACCTGCTCGCGGCCTACGACAAGGCCGTCGGCGACGCCGAGGAAGTGCTCATCCTCGTGGATCTTTTTGGCGGAAGCCCTTACAACGCCGGCGCCCGATTCGTCGCGGAGCGCGACAACGCCGACGTGGTCTCGGGGGTCAACATCCCCATGCTCATCGACGTTTTCGAAGCATCGAAGCGCCCCAACGTCAGCGTCGACAAGCTAGTAAAACGAGCGCTGAAGGCTGGCAGCGCGAGCGTACGTTCGTTCAAGCAGGGCCAAGCGCCGAAGCCCAAGGCGGCCCCCGCACCCGCCGCCGAGGCGCCCGCGGCGAAGCCGGAGGCAACGGAGATCGATCCGAACTTCCCTCGCGACCCCGAGGTCACCATGAACGTGGCGTTCCTCCGAATCGATTCACGCCTCATCCACGGCCAGGTCGCGGGCTCCTGGGTCAACTACGTGCACCCGCAGACGCTCATCGCAGCCTGCGACGAGGCCGCCCACGACCACCTGCGCAAGACCCTACTCCTGCAGGTCGGCCCGGCCTCGGCGCGCACCAACGTGCTGAGCGTGGATAAGACGATCCGCGTGTACTTCAACCCGGAGTACAAGGACATGCGCACGATGATCGTGGTCGAAAGCCCGATGGACGCCCTCAAGCTGCTGCAGGCGGGCGTCAAGGTCGACGAGGTCAACGTCGGCGGCGTCACCTACAAGGCCGGGATGACGCTTATCTCCGAGGCCGTCTCCGTCAACGAGGAGCACGTCGAGGCCTACAAAGCAATCCATGATCTGGGAGTGAAGATGACCCTGCAGCAGGTCCCCACCAGCTCCCGGACCGACATGATGAGCAAGCTCAAGGAGAAGGGACTCGTGAAATGA